gcacatatcactcctgttctctacacccttcattggctccctgtgcgttttagaatcgattttaagattttattgtttgctttcaaggccttaaatggtctggccccggagtatttgtccgaaattttaactttgcgggagcacaaccggtcattgcggtcttcaaaccagcgacttttagaagtgccaaggtctagatataaacggtggggtgaccaggcttttgcagttgctgctccgagactctggaacaagttaccccctgatatccgcactattacagatgtagctctttttaggtccaaacttaaaacgcatctgtttagtcaggcttttaatacgtagcagtggtgtgacgatttcattcttctgtttctctgtaactatttctgattttacatgttctttctttatatttatatgatatgtgtttttattcttggtttcgatgttaagcactttggatacctgctggtcaGGGATGGAAATTAGCACCCGCCACCAGCCAAATGCGGGTGATTTTGTGTTGTGGCGGGTAAACTTGCTTCACCTACCGGCCACCGTGGCGGGTAAATAAAAATAGCATACTGTTTCACCCGGACACTTTAGAGGCGGCGCACCTTCAATATAAATGTGGCGTTACATCGCAGGCGTTAAGAGGTCCGCTGAGAAAACATCTCAGGAGGAGCCAGTGGACAAAGAGGCGAAAgtcaaaaaacgtttttttaaagAACGATGGAGAAAAGCAGACAATGGGGAGTCCGATTGGTTAGTTTACGACGAGACAAATCTGATAATGTACTGCTCTGTATGTCGTCAACACGCTTCAGAAGAAGCCAAAACTAATAGTTTCATTGTTGGGACTAAAAACCTAAAACTGGAAGCCATAAAAGACCACGAATCGTCCAAATGCCACATCCAGGTAAAAAAGAGAGCACAGGGAAAAGCAGCCCCGGAGAATACGGCTGCCATGAAGGCACTTACCAGCCTGAAGACGGCCCAGTTGGATAAGATGAAAATACTGTTTAGGAACGCTCACGCAATCGCGAAAAAAGGAAGGCTATTTCAAGATTACGAATGGCAATGCAagtaagtttttgtttttttgtctatgAAATGTTGAATTGTAGATTAAAGGCTGAATAAGGTCAGAAGAATATAGCGCCCATGTAACTAATGTCGGTAGCTAGGCTAGTTTATATGCATAAAGTAGCCTATAACGTTAGTGCTATGGTACGATATTTACTTCTAACTGTACttttcattgtttatttttccattttcattttatagATTAGATGAGAAAAAGGGAATTAGCACAGGTAACACATACATGAATCGGAAGCAAGCCAGGGTGTTTATTAAGCACATAGCTGCAGCTGAGAGGAAGACCCTTCAGTCAAAGATAGCAGCAGCGAAATTCCTCTCCATTATGTCTGACGGGTCTACTGACACTGCCGTGATGGAACAGGAAATGCTGTATACGCGCTTGTGCAACCGAGGCAAAGTGGACGTCCACTTTGTAGGGATACAGGATGTGGAGAAAGCAGACGGTGAGAACATCGCTCAGGCAATAGACAACATGATGAGGGAGGTCAGTGGAGAAGAGTGGCAGGCCAAGTTGGTGGCATGTGCAACTGACGGTGCGTCGGTGATGACAGGGACACGTAAAGGAGTAGTGAGCAGGCTGAGAGGAAGTAACATGCACGTCCTGGGTATTCACTGTATGGCACACCGCCTGGAACTAGCTTTCAAGGATGCCATTAAGAGCTGCTCTATGGCAAAACAGATTGAAGATGTGCTGTCAGGACTGCATACATTCTATTGTAAAAGTGCTCTCAACAGGGCAAACCTAAAGCACAGCTTCAAGATTCTGGGCCAGAATCCCCTTGTACCAACTAGGGTTGGAGGCACCAGGTGGGTTTCTCACCTCTTCAGGGCCATTGACCATTTTTTGAGGGGTTACCAGGGACTTACCCAGCACCTAGACCAGGTAGGCTAAATAACAGTGTAGAGAACTCGAATGTTAAGTTAAAAGGTTAGGTCCGTTTACTGTCAGGAATTTGTTCAGTGTAATTTAATAAATCAAACTAACTTACACTTATAAAACACttatataaacattttaaattgactAATGACTTTTCTTTATTGATTTGACTGATTTTGTATAAAGATTCAGTCACCAGATGCTGAAGGAGTGAATGCAGTGCAGAAGAGCAAAGCACGCCACTACTTCCAAACCTGCCGGGATCCAgcatttttcatgttttgcaACTTCATGCATGATTGCCTGACTCACCTCAGcagtctctctctgactcttcaAACCTCAGCTATCACAGTGGCTGAAGTACACAGCTGCCTGACAGCCACCCAAACAGTGCTCACAAAATACAAAACCAGGTGAGTGTCAGAGAActgaaaagttgttttaatgtgtttgcTGCTTAGCTGAATATCTTAAATAAACGTACTAATgtaaatgtaccacagacctggGCCCAAGCTGAAAGCCTGTATGAAGGAGCACGAGAATGACGACAGCGTCCTAAACCGTGTCATGAAGGCCAAGTTTGAGCTGCTCGACAAACTCTGCCAGAGTATGCAAATTCGCTTCACCGACATGACCATAGGGATTCTCCAAGCTACAAAGTTAGTGAATCTGAACAGTTGGCCTGACGCAGATCGCTCTAAAGGTATGTATGTGGTTTAGGTTCATACATAACATTTCATCCACAAAGTCATGAAAGCATATAACTCAATGTTTCATTATGTCCGTCTCTTTTTCAGAATTTGGTGAATCAGAAGTGGAGGAATTAACTACACACTTCCAGAGCATCCTGACATCCTCGGGGGTCGCTGTTGAGCTCATCCCAGATCAGTGGACCATACTCAAGACCAGACTGTATGAGGCGGGAGAGAGTCTCCACATGAAGACCTGGCCAGAAATCAACAGGTCTTTGCAACCGCAGTGCCCCGACATCCTCAGCCTGGTTGACCTCATTCTCACCGTACCAGCTTCTACTGCAGACTGTGAAAGAGGCTTCAACCAAATGAAGTTAGTGAAAAATGACTGGAGGTCCCGTCTTACATCAAGAAGCCTCTGTGACCTACTGACTGTCCAGCTATCCAGTCCCTCTATTGAGAATTATGACCCCACCCCTGCTATCCAGCTCTGGCATCAGGCTAGCATCCGGCCTAGAAGGCCAGAGTTCATGGAGGAGAAGAACGCTCAGGAAAGCGCCTCTGAAACTTCAGAATCTGATTCTGATGAGCAGGAGTAAATTGTACTGGGAGTGGGGAGGATGGGTGGAGGAAtgttagttttttgtttaatcTGCCCTACTCATTTAATGAAATGTATATCAGTTCGTGGTTTGTGTATGTTTAAGAGAGAAAGTGTCAGTGTTTCATTGAGAAGATTAAATAAACTGCTTAAGTATTGTAGATCTTGTAGTATTAATTTTCACATGCAGTTACACATTGTCGGTTAAAAACAagaaagtggctggtaaaaacattgagtggctggtagattttgaaatccaccagccacagtggctggtggacaaaaaattTAATTTCCATCCctgctgctggttgctgtaaagtgctatataaataaagtttgattgattgatctgATGAAAATGTCATGCAGATAGCCCCATCAGAAATATCTTTACTGAGAAAAATgttcaatacttattttccccgcTGTAGCTCCAAGAGGCGTTTTTGTTATCTGGACATGATTCATATGCCTACCAAATTTCATACATCTAGGTGAAACATACTGTGAGGACTACTTCTTTTGTAGGGGGGCTATATATATGACACCcataaaacatcagaaatgtTACCGGTTCTGATGGGTGTGCAAATTTTCACATTTCAACGCACCTTTAGCCCCTgtaaaattcaatttattttcaaaataatatttaaagctgcaagcagtgatGACCGGGCCCTCGCACCCTCCCTCACATCGGGGGTGCTGGCGGGACACCGGTTGATGCATCTGTGCATTTACGTGCAAGttaataataattcattttatttatgggcGCCTTTAACATCACTCAGTTACCTTACAGCAGTAAAACAGTAatttaaaacaagaacacagACATCTGCATAAAAACAAAACGAACAAAAACAGCAATATATGAGAAGTGAGAATGGCGTGGCCAGACGGAATAtgctaatctaaaaaaaaaaagtgttttgagCTGTGATTTGAAGGTGTCCAGAAGGGTATGTGTGTAGGTGTTCAGGACATCAGAAAGGTACGGAGGTGCGAGGTTGTGGAGAGCCTTAAAAGTAAGGAGAATCTTATAGTCGATGCGATTTTTGATAGGGAACCAGTGGAGTGGTTGAAGGACAGGGGTGATGTGATCTATGGAGGGAGTTGTGGTAATGGTCCGGGCAG
The Sander lucioperca isolate FBNREF2018 chromosome 14, SLUC_FBN_1.2, whole genome shotgun sequence genome window above contains:
- the LOC116041435 gene encoding zinc finger protein 862-like, which codes for MNRKQARVFIKHIAAAERKTLQSKIAAAKFLSIMSDGSTDTAVMEQEMLYTRLCNRGKVDVHFVGIQDVEKADGENIAQAIDNMMREVSGEEWQAKLVACATDGASVMTGTRKGVVSRLRGSNMHVLGIHCMAHRLELAFKDAIKSCSMAKQIEDVLSGLHTFYCKSALNRANLKHSFKILGQNPLVPTRVGGTRWVSHLFRAIDHFLRGYQGLTQHLDQIQSPDAEGVNAVQKSKARHYFQTCRDPAFFMFCNFMHDCLTHLSSLSLTLQTSAITVAEVHSCLTATQTVLTKYKTRPGPKLKACMKEHENDDSVLNRVMKAKFELLDKLCQSMQIRFTDMTIGILQATKLVNLNSWPDADRSKEFGESEVEELTTHFQSILTSSGVAVELIPDQWTILKTRLYEAGESLHMKTWPEINRSLQPQCPDILSLVDLILTVPASTADCERGFNQMKLVKNDWRSRLTSRSLCDLLTVQLSSPSIENYDPTPAIQLWHQASIRPRRPEFMEEKNAQESASETSESDSDEQE